The Callospermophilus lateralis isolate mCalLat2 chromosome 4, mCalLat2.hap1, whole genome shotgun sequence genomic interval AACCCCATACTCAGTGTCCCCAATACCATTGCTAccatttcttaaaaatatctcttcTTAACTATATACCCACTTCTCATGGCTCTCATTTACTAACCTACAGAATAtgtattcaaaaaataaaaaagattttgcTTGTAAAGTTCACCCTAGCATAGGAAAAAGACAAGTAAACCAAAATTATCTATAATACATTAAgtactttaaaaatgtattgaAAAGTTATTAGAGAAACATAAGGGTTGGGAGAGTTGTGAAGGCAGCCAGTGCACTTTGTGACTAGGACACCTAGATCAATAAAGAGTACTTATCCATGAAAATTTGTTTTAAAGGGGAAGAAGAGAGTAATAGCTAGAGGCATAGGTTCTAAAGAAGGATTTAAGGTGGAGGAATAAATACTCAGCATCAACTCCGGAAAGCTACTTTCCTTGACTATGCGTCTCCTTTAAAACTAAATCCCAAGAGGTCACTTACTAAGCCTGAGCAAATCACTTCACATTTCTAAGCTTCAAATGAGATGATGTTCAAGAAATTTAGAGCAGGAATATCAATAAATGAACTCTGAAGTTCTTTCTAGATCTAAAATTCCATGACTAACAGAGGATCTGAAATCTTTAAACCTAAAAGTACATTATAAAATCTTCAATATCCAAGAAAAAAACAAGACCACAAGAGTTTATATAATTGCTTTCTATTATTTTTGCAAAATTATAACAATTATTTCCTTATCTGATCAGTAAAATTTCCATCAAAGATGGTGCCTTCTTTTTTGGTGtgtatggtgctgggaattgaacccagaggccttGCATGtgacaggcaagcactctatcaactgagctatatccctagcccaagaCAGTGCCTTCTTATCAGAGTTGGTACAATATTTCTCCCCCACAAATGTggacttctaatttttttttttttttttggacgagggattgaacccagaggcacttaaccagtggagccatatccccagagcCCTCCACTGCACCCCTGCagctttttggtactaggaattgaacccaggggttctccaCCActaacccacatccccagccttttttgagttagggtcttgctaagttgctgaagctggtttttaacttatgatcctcctgcctcagcctcccaagccactaggattacaggaatgtaccacagtgcctggctaaaCCTGGACTTCTAAAGAATCaatacacacaactgttttacaaTAATGGAAATAGATCTCTTAAAAGCCCATAGTTTaggagctggggctgtggctcagtggtagtttttgcctagcacgtgtgaggtactgggttcgatcctcagcaccacataaaaaataaatacataaagatattgtgtccatctacaactaaaaaaaaagaagttaaaaaaaagccCATAGCTTAGAAATGTAAATCATCTTTTAAAATGAAGATGTCTATGCAAACATGCATATTATATATTTACAATATTTGTtaattatctccattttaaatttcaaaatgtatACCACAATGAAACTCATTATTCTTTATAATTAAAAtagactaataaaaaaataaataagttgaaGATTCATGATGAGTTTTTAAGAAACAGCCAAATTAGCTCTTCATAGTAACATGCCTTCTTCTAACTTTTACTATTACACATTCTGAAATTTATAACAAGGTTTCCCTTACCTGATATGGACAAGGAATGTGATATTCTCTGCAGCGTTCTTGTATCCATGTTGTTTCCCAGATGCCACGGTAAGCTTGCTCATAAAAGTAGCATCCAATTACAACCAAGAGTGGTACCAGATAAAGAATGCTGAAAACACCAATCCGGATCATAAACTTCACTAATTTATCTTGGTTCTCCTTTTCTAATGGAATCTCAATTCGAACTCTGTTCAGAGATATAATGCCAGCTAAAAGGAGAGAAACCCCAACTACCACATATAGGCAGAGGGGAGCAAGAACAAAATATCTCAATGCATCAACATCGTAGAGGCCAACAAAACACACGCCACTAATATTGTCACCTTCAATTTTATTCATCGCTAAAAGGATGATAGTCAGAGTTCCAGGAATGCCCCATGCACTGGCATGAAATAGCAGTGCTTTCTTCTCGATGGCTTCACTACCCCACTTTGGCACAGCTGCTAAAAACCATGTGATGGTAAGAATTACCCACCACACACTGCCAGCCATTGTGAAAAAATAGAGTACCATAAAAAGCATGGTACAGGCTTTATTATGAGATCCTTGTGTCACTGTGGAAGCCTTATACTGTGCAGGACTGGATGCATTGCAGGCTACTCGGTCCTCAAGCAAAAACCCAATGAAGAAAATTAATGATACCATCATGTAGCAGACTGCATAAAATATAATAGGCCTTTCAGGATAGCGGAATCTTGTGACATCaatcaaaaaagttaaaaaagtaaACAATGTTGCAGAGAGGCAAATGATTGAAATCAATCCTATGAAATAGCGGGCAAACGATAGTTCTTCtctcctgaagtacatatttggacAAGGAGGTGAACAATCACGAACGTGTAAAAAAGAATAACCAAGATCAGGATCAATTTTCAACTCCCGGGGACACCAAAAACCATAATCTCTCTGCACTGCCACTGGGGCTCCTTCAGTTGGATCTCCAACTAGATTCAGATCCACAAGTCGAGGATATGGCTCATCACAATctggaaacctaaaaaaatacaAGATGAGAACCAATTTTATTTACAGGGAAATGTACTGCCTCCTAACAATTTTCCAAGTTTAGGACCCATGACCTTAGTTATTCCTGTCCTTGGAGGGCAATTGTGGAAGTATCAATAAAGTAAATGGTGGTTATCTTGTTCATGGACCAATGAATCAGACATacctgaccaaaaaaaaagacatgatttTAACCTTAAATTTGTCTTACCTTCAAAATCAGTACTAATAAATAGCAAAATGCAGCTATATTATGAATAGTACAGAGTATTTAGGACACAgttaagactgaatgattggtaaGTTTGGGGCCATCCTGGGCAATTTacaaagaccctgtttcaaaataaataaaaaggctgggcatAATGTGCGTGCCTGTAATTTCAGAGGCTcagaatgctgaggcaggaggactacaagttcaaagccaatctcagaagcttagcaacaccataagcaactcagcaagaccttgtctgtaaataaaatattttttaaaaaagggctggggatgtggctcagtggttaagcacccctaagtttaatctctggtacaaaaaattaaaaatacataaataaataaaaattaaaagggctggggatgtagctcagtggtagagtgcttgcctactccgtgtgaggccctgggatcaatccccagtttaaaaaaaaaaaaaaagaatgaaagaaagaaagaaaaaatccttGCAAGTGGTTCAGTTTTTAGATCTTCTCTTTCCATTTCAGATTCACTCTCTGCTTATCCTATTAACTAATTAAAGGGCTTCTAAGGTCTCTAATGTCACCTAGTTCTTTCCTACCATCCCCGATTTCTCTCTAATCCCCTGTAGTCTCTAATTCAGTTATTTTCACACTTCTATGCATATAAGAAAAACttggggatttttaaaaatgcaaattcttaATCTCTACCACCACAAATCATATTTCAGAATGCTTGTGATTAAGGTTCAGAAATCTGTATTTTAATAAGTTTTCAAAGAAAAATGATCCATATACTTGATCCTCACACTGGCTGACAGACAAAACTTCTGTGACTAAGGACAACATTCCCATGAATTCCCTTCATCTTCAAATTTTTTTTGCCTTCAGACTCCCAGTTACTGGCTATTTACTGTCTCATATGCATCAAATAGTTTCCAAGAAACTGTCACTAATGTAAAGTTTGCCAAATACTTTCATAATCATTGTTGATCAATATCTTAAAAATCCTTTATTTTCTAATAcaaactattttcttttttaatatttatttttttgtagttgtatacaataacttttatttatttttatgtggtgctgaggatcgaacccagggccctgcacatgcgaggcgagtgctctactgctaagccacaacttcagccccaCAAACTTATTTTTTTCATTGGACTTGGAATTATAGGGTAATACTACAGAAGTTTGTTGTATCAAGTATGTATTGATGTAGTATGCTGTAGCTAAGATAAACAAAACCAGGCCCTCCATCTTTGAGTTTAGAAAGAGACACAAACTTACATAAACATCACAAAATATACCAGTGTAATACATGAGATAATCAAAATCTATAGGATGTATAGAAGAATTGGATCAGGGGAAAGGATTTAATTAAAGACTTCAGAGAGCAAGTACCTCATGCAGGCTTTTGAATTAGCatctcccaatatcaacagtatgcCAATCAGTATTCTAGGAAGCAGGAAGGAGTAAGGAAGACAGATTTGAGCTATATGAAAAAGGGGGCAGGGAGATCAGTTAGaatagaatgaattttaaaaataaactaaaacaaaTAAAGCCAGAAAGGTAATGAGAATAAGATATATGCAAACAGATAAAAGCAACAAAATTTATAACTGATTGCATGTGGGGGTTGAAGTCAATGAAGGAAGAATAGAAAATGACTTCCaggttattaaaaacaaaaaagagcccagaaataaaattttaggtGCTGAAATGGAGATATGAGACAAATTTGGATTACGATTTGTGACTGCTGATGGATATGCAAGTTTGGAACTTAGGAGGGAGATATCACGGTTATAGATACAGGTTTGAGAGTCAACAGTTTAAAATTAGTGAAATTAGTTTCCAGAGAAAGCTGTAGAATCAAATAAAACAAGAGATAAAATTTGGGAAGCACCAATGTGCAAGTgacagaaagaggaagaagataCAATAAATTGAGAAGGACTGGTTTGAGATATAGCAGATCACACAAGGTGGTCTAAATAATTTTCAGGAAAGCAGGATAGGCAGAGGTTGAGGGGAAGAAAGGTGAGATATGGGCTTGAAGTAAGCAATATAGATTTGGCACAGGTGTTAGAGGGGAAATGAACAGAAATTTTACAGACAAAGAGATATAGTTACAAAAATCAAATAGAATTGCTGTGGCTTGAGAATCATTAAGTAGATATCATAATTAACTTATAAGAAATTGATTAGATCAGTCCATTTGCATATCTGAACAATCTCAAATGGAAAGAATGAGTTGAAATTGCAAACAAAAGTGCTATTTCAATAGACAGATGACAAAGTTTAAGTGAAATAAAGAAATGAATGAGATTAGGAAGGATGctatttagaataaaaaatagaagtctGATAATGTCCATAAAATTGAAGAATGGCCTAAATGTCTCCCCAAAATCATGCACTGAAACTTAAACCCCACTGAGGTGGAGCCTTTGGGGAAGTGATCAAGTCACAAAGGCAGAGCCCCCATGGATTCATGCCCTCATAAAAGGAAGTTTGCCCCTCTTGCTCTGTTGACCTGCCATACCAGCACACCAGCTATTGCTAGATCACAAAcacaattacttttaaaaatgaaagagaaatcagTATTGCCCTTAACAAAAACCTGGAAAGAACACAAATGACAACAGGTGGCTAAATAGCTACAGTATATTACAAAGTCAACTATAGGATATTAGCTTTTAATTAGCTGTTAAGAGGAATGAACCAGACCAACAGATACACATAgatacatgcaaaaaaaaaaaaaaaaaaaaaagtatgttgttTGAGGATAGGTATATAATGTACTAAGTATAAAACTAAACGTAGAAATGCTTAACAACAAATTCACCCCTGGGAAGGAAGAAGGGTATGAGGTCAAGAGAATTACCAATAAAGAACCTCCAAATGTACCTACGCTGTTTAACTTCTTAAATCTGAAATAAACATTACAAAACGTTAATACTGGACAAAGCTAGATAATCACAGGTACATAGGATttcatcttattattttttatacttgAACTATTTCAGGATACAACATTGTTCTAATGTTTACTCACACAAAACTATAAGAATGTTTAATAATCCTCAAATGTTTAGGAAATGCTTAGAAACACACTGCTGCATAATAACCAATGGAAGTCTATGATTTTCATACCTGCTGCATTCCATATCTTCAGGCCAAGGGACACCAAACATCTCCATGAGCTTCGAACACTCACTATAGGCCCGCTGACACAGCCTACGACAGGGAAGTGTGACACGTCCATATTCCATACAAATAGGAGCATAGAGTGCACAGAGAAATGGTCGGAAATCCCGAGAACAATCCAGATTCACCATTGGGTGGAATGgctatgaaaataaaattgaataattAGATAAAGAACTGTATACAAATTAAAGCTTTTGTAATATTTCAACTTTCATTTTTACTCATCTTGAAAAAAAGATTATTAAAAACTTCTAAAGAagagttttggttttgtttgttttgtttaaataaaACCCTTTTTAACTCTACCCCTGAAAATTCTGATTTGCTTAAGTCTGAGGTATACACCAGAATATATTTTTCAATTAATATACATTAAATGGAAAGAGGACAAgcactaaaagaagaaaaaagagggaaaaggcaAGAAGTTATACACAGTAGTTATTTACGATCCTCctgcagcctcctgagtcactgagattattagCATGCACCACGCCAGACTTAACTTAAAATTTATTACAGATTTCACTATGAaactataaaaattttttaaaaaagagaaaatcttCAAGACCTAGGGGAAGGTGAAGGGTTcttagaaataaaaccaaaaccacaattcataatttaaaaaaaaatttggtagaCTGGACTTCATTAGAATTGAAAACCTTTATTCTCCTAAAGACCATGTTAAAAGGATGAAAAGGGAAGTTATGAACTGGAATAAACTATTTCCAAATCTCATATGATATCAAAGATTTGtatacagaatatataaagaaccctcaagactcaaatttaaaaaaaaaaaaaaagatccacttGGAAAATGAGTAAAAGATGGATATATGAATGACATATAAACACCTagaaggctgggattgtggctcagcggtagagtgcttgcctagcaccggCAGGACcccgatttgatcctcagcaccacataaaaataaaggcattgtgttgagtcctaagaaataaatatttaaaaaaaacctatGTTCAATATCATTAGACATTAGAGTAATGCAACTTAAAACCACATGATATATTATTAcagaggaaatttttaaaaattagttataaTACCAAATAGTGGAAAGAAAGCAGATCTCTCATATATTACTGATGGGAATGCAAAAATCTTATgatcactatggaaaacagttaaAACAATTTCTTAAAAACCCAAACATATGCTTACCATACAATCCAGCAATCACATTCCTGAGCATttcccagagaaatgaaaagttatgtTTATACAAAAACCTGTCCACAAATATTCATTGCAGCTTTATTTGTAATAGCAAACTGCTAGAAACAACCCAAGTGTCCTTCAGTGGGTAAATGGTTAAACTAATTGTGgcacatctgtaaaatggaatactattcagcaattAAAAGCAAAAACTTGAGACATGTAACAACTTGAATGGATATAAAAAGCATTATACTAAGAGAAAGAAGCCAATCTCAAAAGACATCCTTTGAATGTGATCTCCAAAAAACATGCTAGAAAATTATCATTGTTACAGGATTAAGACATGGGCCTTTTAAGAGGTGAATAGGCTCTGCACATTCTGTCCTCATGAAAGGATTTATGCTGTTACTGTTAAGTTATTGCAGGACTGGTTCCTTATAAAAGAATGAGTTTGACCCCCTATCACAAATACGTGTGTACCTGTTCTCTCACTGCCCCTTTTTGACCTCCCACTTCTGCCGTGGCATAAACATAGCAAGAAGACTCTCaccaaatgtcagcacattgatcttggacttcccagaccCCAGgaccatgaaaaaataaattctttataaattactcagcctctgttatagcagcacaaaatggTCCAAGACACAAGTATACAACATTCTTGATATGACAAAATTTAGAGAGGAAGAACAGATTAGTGGTTGATGGGATtaggaaaggggaagaaaaaagaggaagCACAAGAGTGTTCCTTGGAGGTGACAGAACACTCTGTATCTTTATTATAGCAGTAGTTACAGAAATCTATGCATGTGCTAAAATGATAATGACCAGAGctgtacatgtacacacacacgcacacagatATACaattatacacagacaataaaaacacCTAAAAACTGATGAAATGTGATAAGGTCTATAAACAGAATCAATTTTCTGGTTTTGATAGTATATTATAGTTAAATAAAATGGTAAAAATGGGGCAGGAAACAGACAAGGGTACACAGAATGTCTGTACTATTTTTGCAACTTCTGGTGAAtccaaaattatttcaaaattaaaagttgAAGAGACATTACATTCACATGCTGATATATGTACATAATTCATATACTTATGCACATGTATGATTTCAGTCTTCAACTTGTTTGGTACTACCAATTTGTAAAATATCAAACAATAAGATATCATGATGTTAATATGTTAACCAAACTTCCATCTGGGAACCCCATCATGAATTACAAAATTGACATAAATGACTATTTTGTGCTGCATGCACTGAGCCTAAAGCTACGAGTTTATGCTTTTGCTAATTACTAGCTTAAAGTACTTTGGGTTGTATCTTAGCATACACTGTAGGACAGGAATTGCTGAAAAAGCCTTATACGCGTTACCTCATTTCAAACCAATCAGCTAAAGTTCTCTTTTTCTTACAATTCCATAAGGGATACTATTAAAACTAATCTCATTCTATGATACACATGTAGAAAATAAGGCATAGAAACTCTGGCATTCTTATCCAGTCCTTATACTTAACCAATTTGTTCTACTTAACTTACGTTTTAGTTTTctcttaaaaagcaaaacaaaacataaatctCAAAATCGTAATGCTGGGTAAAAGAAACCAGACATAAAAATGTAGATgctataattccatttatataaaactctagaaaatgaAAACTAATTCATAATGACAGAAAACAGATCACTGATTTGCTTTGGAACAGTGAGCAGAAAGAAGGATGGACTACAAAGGAACATAAGGAAGCTTTTGACGTGGCAGAAATGTTCTGTACTTTGTGGTGGTGGTATCACATGCTTGGTCAAAAACTCATGGAAGTGAACACTTTAAGAGTGCAGTTATCGTGTATACACCTCAACAAAGCTGTatataaaaacaaatcaaaattaaTACTTTTCAAATAAGCAAATTGCCTTGATTTACCAacaattttaaacaattttaaaccacaacaaaatcaaaattaaattgGCAACCTGGACACTTAAAAGTCAATAACAAGTACATAACATAAAGAATACTATTAAAGTTCTATGAAGTAGAAAAAGAGAACTTTAGCTGATTGAATTTTAAAGGTTCTTACTATTTCCCTAAACAGTAATACTTTTGTCACTAAATCAAGACCAGGGTATAAGAAGTTTACAAACTGGAAAGTAACTTTCTAAAATTAAATTTCTGGTTTCTACAACAAAGGTGCACTACATGGAACCTTGCATTCTTTGTTCAAATTCAAATCAACCAAGCCTTTGTGCTCCCATTCATTCTTCTTTCAAATTTCCATTCCTGTTACCATAGGAACCTGCTAGCTGACAAACCTCCAAGCATAGCAACAACCCAAGCTTAGGAAGGGGTGTGAAAAGGGGACAGAGTCAAAGGCCAAAATTTGACTCAAGAGAATCAGAATTCCAACCTTTGTCACTTTACAAAGGGTATGGTAACCATGGAAACTGCACCCTACTGGGTTTGGGAATATTATGACTAAATTCATTAACTGAGAAATCAAATGTGGAATTgccttgaaaattaaaaaatggtaTTCATAGCTATTTCAGATTCAAATTAGAGTAAGAAATTATTTGAAAACAACTTTTTAgaatgactttaagcaaataaaataaaagcttaaAAACTCCCTTTCTGGAACAATAGTCTCTAATGAAAAAAGGTCTAAAACTTTATTACTTTGCATCTACAAAATAATTTTCTAATCTTAGAATTTTTTTCCTAACCTTAATTTTTAAGTGTCCTATGACAGTGTGTAAGTACTTTCCAAAAGTCTTTC includes:
- the Fzd3 gene encoding frizzled-3 → MAMSWMVFSLWLLTMFVGHISGHSLFSCEPITLRMCQDLPYNTTFMPNLLNHYDQQTAALAMEPFHPMVNLDCSRDFRPFLCALYAPICMEYGRVTLPCRRLCQRAYSECSKLMEMFGVPWPEDMECSRFPDCDEPYPRLVDLNLVGDPTEGAPVAVQRDYGFWCPRELKIDPDLGYSFLHVRDCSPPCPNMYFRREELSFARYFIGLISIICLSATLFTFLTFLIDVTRFRYPERPIIFYAVCYMMVSLIFFIGFLLEDRVACNASSPAQYKASTVTQGSHNKACTMLFMVLYFFTMAGSVWWVILTITWFLAAVPKWGSEAIEKKALLFHASAWGIPGTLTIILLAMNKIEGDNISGVCFVGLYDVDALRYFVLAPLCLYVVVGVSLLLAGIISLNRVRIEIPLEKENQDKLVKFMIRIGVFSILYLVPLLVVIGCYFYEQAYRGIWETTWIQERCREYHIPCPYQVTQTSRPDLILFLMKYLMALIVGIPSVFWVGSKKTCFEWASFFHGRRKKEIVNESRQVLQEPDFAQSLLRDPNTPIIRKSRGTSTQGTSTHASSTQLAMVDDQRSKAGSVHSKVSSYHGSLHRSRDGRYTPCSYRGVEERLPHGSTSRLTDHSRHSSSHRLNEQSRHSSIRDLSNNPMTHITHGTSMNRVIEEDGTSA